The Deinococcus carri genome contains a region encoding:
- a CDS encoding phage holin family protein, producing MGFLIRLLVNALALYLLTRVYAGVSFAPGAGTVSVLLAALVLGIVNALIRPVLLLLSLPVNLLTLGLFTLVVNGVVLWLVASVTALNVAGFGAAIVGALILTVISWLLDAVVGALGLDGERR from the coding sequence ATGGGCTTTCTGATTCGGCTCCTGGTCAACGCGCTGGCGCTGTACCTGCTGACGCGGGTGTATGCGGGTGTCTCGTTCGCGCCTGGTGCGGGCACGGTGAGCGTGCTGCTGGCGGCGCTGGTGCTGGGCATCGTGAACGCGCTGATCCGGCCCGTGCTGCTGCTGCTGAGCCTGCCGGTGAATCTGCTGACGCTGGGCCTCTTTACCCTCGTCGTGAACGGCGTGGTGCTGTGGCTGGTGGCGAGCGTCACGGCGCTGAACGTGGCGGGCTTCGGGGCCGCCATCGTGGGGGCGCTGATCCTGACGGTCATCAGTTGGCTGCTGGACGCCGTGGTGGGCGCGCTGGGCCTGGACGGGGAACGGCGTTGA
- a CDS encoding alpha-amylase family glycosyl hydrolase, which translates to MTQPLSGELKWWQRGIIYQIYPRSFQDASGDGVGDLRGITGRLPYVASLGVEAVWLSPIFTSPMRDFGYDVADYCDIDPLFGNLEDFDALVAEAHGLGLKVMLDYVPNHTSSDHPWFQEALAGKGSPKRDWYVWRDPAPDGGVPNNWKSFFGGPAWTLDEASGQYYLHQFLPGQPDLNWRNSEVRAAMADVLRFWMRRGVDGFRVDVIWLLAEDEGFRDEPENPEWQPGQIEHASLQHIYTQDQPETHAYIRELRGVLDEFSTPEHDRMMVGEIYLPVAQLLPYAGTPAEPMVHLPFNFHLILLGWDAAQVRAFVDGYDAACRAAQSWPNWVLGNHDQPRFKSRVGADQYRTAQTLLLTLRGTPTAYYGDEIGMENVPVPPDRLVDPAGLQQPGTPSAGRDPERTPMQWDSGPNAGFAPAGVTPWLPLADDADRVNVQAQEGDPHSDLNYFRALTALRREHPALLGGDYRSLDTGHADVFAFERTLGDERLVVLLNFGGETREVGEVAGGETLLSSLQDTPAAGSDLRPNEARIVRGR; encoded by the coding sequence ATGACGCAGCCTCTCTCCGGCGAACTGAAATGGTGGCAGCGCGGCATCATCTACCAGATTTATCCCCGGTCGTTTCAGGACGCCTCCGGGGACGGGGTGGGCGACCTGCGCGGCATCACGGGGCGGCTGCCCTACGTGGCGAGCCTGGGCGTGGAGGCGGTATGGCTCTCGCCCATCTTCACCAGCCCGATGCGCGACTTCGGGTACGACGTGGCGGACTACTGCGATATCGACCCCCTCTTCGGCAATCTGGAGGACTTCGACGCGCTGGTGGCGGAGGCACACGGCCTGGGGCTGAAGGTGATGCTGGACTACGTGCCCAACCACACCTCCTCCGACCACCCCTGGTTTCAGGAGGCGCTCGCGGGCAAAGGCAGCCCCAAGCGCGACTGGTACGTGTGGCGCGACCCCGCGCCGGATGGAGGCGTGCCCAACAACTGGAAGTCGTTCTTCGGCGGCCCGGCCTGGACGCTGGACGAGGCCAGCGGGCAGTACTACCTGCACCAGTTCCTGCCGGGGCAGCCGGACCTGAACTGGCGCAACAGTGAGGTGCGCGCGGCGATGGCGGACGTGCTGCGCTTCTGGATGCGGCGGGGCGTGGACGGCTTCCGGGTGGACGTGATCTGGCTGCTGGCCGAGGACGAGGGGTTCCGCGACGAACCGGAAAACCCCGAATGGCAGCCCGGTCAGATCGAGCACGCCAGCCTGCAACACATCTACACCCAGGACCAGCCCGAGACGCACGCCTACATCCGCGAGCTGCGGGGCGTGCTGGACGAGTTCTCCACCCCCGAACACGACCGCATGATGGTGGGCGAGATCTACCTGCCGGTCGCGCAACTGCTGCCCTACGCGGGCACGCCCGCAGAGCCGATGGTGCATCTGCCCTTCAACTTCCACCTGATTCTGCTGGGGTGGGACGCTGCCCAGGTGCGCGCCTTCGTGGACGGGTACGACGCGGCGTGCCGGGCCGCGCAGAGCTGGCCGAACTGGGTGCTGGGCAACCACGACCAACCCCGCTTCAAGTCGCGGGTGGGCGCAGACCAGTACCGGACCGCGCAGACCCTGCTGCTGACCCTGCGCGGCACCCCCACCGCCTACTACGGCGACGAGATCGGCATGGAGAACGTCCCGGTTCCGCCGGACAGGCTGGTGGACCCGGCGGGCCTTCAGCAGCCGGGCACCCCCAGCGCGGGCCGCGACCCCGAGCGCACGCCGATGCAGTGGGACAGCGGCCCCAATGCGGGCTTCGCCCCGGCGGGCGTCACGCCCTGGCTGCCGCTGGCTGACGACGCCGACCGCGTGAACGTGCAGGCGCAGGAGGGGGACCCGCACAGCGACCTGAACTACTTCCGCGCGTTGACGGCGCTGCGGCGCGAGCATCCGGCCCTGCTGGGCGGTGACTACCGCTCCCTGGATACCGGCCACGCGGACGTGTTCGCCTTCGAGCGCACCCTGGGGGACGAGCGGCTGGTCGTGCTGTTGAACTTCGGCGGGGAGACGCGGGAGGTGGGCGAGGTGGCCGGGGGCGAGACGCTGCTCAGCAGTCTTCAGGACACGCCTGCCGCCGGGTCGGACCTGCGGCCGAACGAGGCGCGGATTGTGCGGGGGCGGTAA
- a CDS encoding PH domain-containing protein: MPESAPREIPTATVPPPRWWPWVRWLLAAVLLAVLGLLLLPGVLRRPVYEVRGGEILARSVASSRVIPAGTGVVQVEVRRVRKTVGSDAPGYVVGRFEVARFGEADLYTDGSNPALVFLTRPRVTVLTPADPDALLQTWRAGEAGTFFPARPPSALFAGLVGLLLLGPLALLLRRPRLRYTLLPGVLVAQSSLHTQRFPLDRTSAELTREGLGVRLFGTAVPGYLTGTFSLGRAGAAGCRPSPRPPGPRRQCCSRWTEPPITSRPPTRGKCWHCLARRRSRQRRVDPLSGVGRVPPARWGLLPSADAGSGRVYRLESR, translated from the coding sequence ATGCCCGAGTCTGCCCCGCGCGAGATTCCCACCGCGACTGTGCCCCCGCCGCGCTGGTGGCCGTGGGTGCGGTGGTTGCTGGCGGCCGTCCTCCTGGCCGTGCTGGGCCTGCTCCTGCTGCCGGGCGTGCTGCGGCGTCCGGTCTACGAGGTGCGGGGTGGGGAGATTCTTGCCCGCTCGGTCGCCTCCAGCCGGGTCATTCCGGCAGGAACGGGAGTGGTGCAGGTGGAGGTGCGGCGCGTGCGGAAAACGGTCGGGTCCGATGCGCCGGGCTACGTGGTCGGGCGCTTCGAGGTGGCGCGGTTCGGGGAGGCCGACCTGTACACCGACGGGTCAAACCCGGCGCTGGTCTTCCTTACGCGGCCCCGTGTCACGGTCCTGACGCCCGCCGACCCGGACGCGCTCCTGCAAACGTGGCGGGCGGGGGAGGCCGGCACCTTCTTCCCGGCCCGGCCCCCGTCGGCCCTGTTCGCCGGGCTGGTAGGGCTGCTCCTGCTGGGGCCGCTGGCGCTTCTGCTGCGCCGGCCTCGGCTGCGGTACACCCTGCTTCCCGGCGTGCTGGTCGCGCAAAGTAGCCTGCACACGCAGCGGTTTCCGCTGGACCGGACAAGCGCCGAACTGACCCGCGAGGGCCTGGGGGTGCGGCTCTTCGGAACGGCGGTGCCGGGCTACCTGACCGGGACGTTCTCGCTGGGGCGGGCCGGGGCGGCCGGGTGCAGGCCATCGCCACGACCTCCCGGCCCACGGAGGCAGTGCTGCTCACGCTGGACGGAACCACCTATTACCTCACGCCCGCCGACCCGCGGGAAATGCTGGCACTGTTTGGCCCGTCGTCGTTCCCGCCAACGCCGCGTTGACCCGCTCTCTGGGGTAGGGAGAGTGCCGCCTGCACGGTGGGGTCTGTTACCCTCGGCAGATGCTGGAAGTGGGCGAGTCTATCGGCTGGAATCACGGTGA
- a CDS encoding S1 RNA-binding domain-containing protein, with amino-acid sequence MVQLDPGAVVEGRVTRVTDFGAFIQFENGETGLVHISQIAHSFVRNIHDHVREGENVEVKVLGRDERGRLDLSIKELLEEPEEVPRPRAIGRQSPQFEAKLRSFMRDAKERTSSGGGKKGPATTKRKK; translated from the coding sequence TTGGTGCAGCTTGATCCCGGCGCGGTCGTTGAGGGCCGCGTCACGCGCGTGACCGATTTCGGCGCGTTCATCCAATTTGAGAACGGCGAGACCGGCCTGGTGCATATCTCGCAGATCGCGCACTCCTTTGTGCGGAACATCCACGACCACGTCCGCGAGGGCGAGAACGTGGAGGTCAAGGTGCTGGGCCGCGACGAGCGGGGCCGCCTCGACCTTTCCATCAAGGAGTTGCTGGAAGAACCGGAAGAGGTGCCGCGCCCGCGCGCCATCGGTCGCCAGAGTCCGCAGTTCGAGGCCAAGCTCCGCTCCTTCATGCGGGACGCCAAGGAGCGCACCAGCAGCGGCGGCGGCAAGAAAGGCCCGGCCACCACCAAGCGCAAGAAGTAA
- a CDS encoding transcription elongation factor GreA, with translation MTKARITMTQRGYDKLRETLNYLKTERREQISEYMGSAIADGDLRESAAYDEARMQQSENEARIIELEDQLERAMIIEEDATGGVGLGARVLVRDEKGKEHRFELVGTYEVDVLKGKISDASPMGQALSGKRPGQTVTVQLPRGTAKFEVLEVTYE, from the coding sequence ATGACCAAAGCACGCATCACCATGACGCAGCGGGGCTACGACAAGCTGCGGGAAACCCTGAACTACCTGAAAACCGAACGCCGGGAGCAGATCAGCGAGTACATGGGGTCCGCCATCGCCGACGGCGACCTGCGCGAGAGTGCCGCCTACGACGAGGCCCGGATGCAGCAGAGCGAGAACGAGGCGCGCATCATCGAACTCGAAGACCAGCTCGAACGCGCCATGATCATCGAGGAAGACGCCACCGGCGGCGTGGGCCTGGGGGCCAGGGTGCTGGTCCGCGACGAGAAGGGCAAGGAACACCGCTTCGAGCTGGTCGGCACCTACGAGGTCGATGTCCTGAAGGGCAAGATCAGCGACGCCAGCCCCATGGGTCAGGCGCTGAGCGGCAAGCGCCCCGGCCAGACCGTGACCGTGCAGCTTCCGCGCGGCACGGCCAAGTTCGAGGTGCTGGAAGTCACCTACGAGTAA
- the malQ gene encoding 4-alpha-glucanotransferase: MMIKRSSGVLLHPTSLPGPYGIGELGQNARHFVDWLALAGQTYWQVMPLGPTGYGDSPYQAFSAFAGNPYLIDLTTLREEGLLQDSDFAALPGFEPGRVDFGQQYVWRNQMLERAYAHFAFGDAPALEPEFEAFKAEEAAWLDDYALFMALKAAHGGLPWNAWDPGSRDRVPEVLAAARERLAAPSERVKFIQFLFFRQWRALREYARERGVQVIGDIPIFVAMDSSDAWANREQFYFDDQGQPTVVAGVPPDYFSETGQLWGNPLYRWDVMERDGFRWWVERFRGSLKLYDLIRIDHFRGFAAYWEIPFPAETAIHGRWVPAPGHAMLEAVQQALGQMPIIAEDLGVITPDVEKLRDDFELPGMAVLQFAFGGGDFSVNDFLPHNLRVNQVVYTGTHDNDTSRGWWQHADEMEKHNFRVYTHSDPNEDTFAWQLLGMAQESRANLAVVPLQDVLNLGSEARMNLPGTTGPQNWTWRYLAADLRPDLAERLRGVTAEAGRV; the protein is encoded by the coding sequence ATGATGATCAAACGTTCCAGCGGCGTGCTGCTGCATCCCACCAGCCTTCCCGGTCCGTACGGAATCGGGGAACTCGGCCAGAATGCCCGGCATTTCGTGGACTGGCTGGCGCTGGCCGGCCAGACGTACTGGCAGGTGATGCCCCTCGGGCCGACCGGGTACGGCGACAGCCCCTACCAGGCCTTCAGCGCCTTTGCGGGCAATCCCTACCTGATCGACCTGACGACCCTGCGCGAGGAGGGCCTCTTGCAGGACAGCGACTTCGCGGCGCTGCCGGGCTTCGAACCGGGGCGGGTGGACTTCGGGCAGCAGTACGTATGGCGCAACCAGATGCTGGAGCGGGCCTATGCCCATTTCGCCTTCGGGGACGCCCCGGCGCTGGAGCCTGAATTCGAGGCGTTCAAGGCCGAGGAAGCCGCCTGGCTGGACGACTACGCGCTGTTCATGGCCCTCAAGGCGGCGCACGGGGGCCTGCCCTGGAACGCCTGGGACCCCGGCAGCCGCGACCGCGTGCCGGAGGTGCTGGCCGCCGCGCGTGAACGCCTCGCCGCCCCCAGCGAGCGCGTGAAGTTCATCCAGTTCCTGTTCTTCCGGCAGTGGCGGGCGCTGCGCGAGTACGCGCGGGAACGCGGCGTGCAGGTGATTGGAGACATCCCCATTTTCGTGGCGATGGATTCCAGCGACGCCTGGGCGAACCGCGAGCAGTTCTATTTCGACGACCAGGGCCAGCCCACCGTGGTCGCGGGCGTGCCGCCGGACTACTTCAGCGAGACGGGGCAACTGTGGGGCAATCCCCTCTACCGCTGGGACGTGATGGAACGCGACGGCTTCCGCTGGTGGGTGGAGCGCTTTCGCGGCAGCCTCAAGCTGTACGACCTCATCCGTATCGACCACTTCCGGGGCTTCGCGGCGTACTGGGAGATTCCCTTTCCGGCCGAGACGGCCATTCACGGGCGCTGGGTGCCCGCGCCGGGACACGCGATGCTGGAGGCCGTGCAGCAGGCGCTGGGCCAGATGCCCATCATCGCTGAGGATCTGGGCGTCATCACACCCGACGTGGAGAAACTGCGCGACGACTTCGAGCTGCCGGGCATGGCCGTGCTGCAATTCGCGTTCGGCGGCGGCGACTTCAGCGTGAACGACTTCCTGCCGCACAATCTCAGGGTCAATCAGGTGGTCTACACCGGCACCCACGACAACGACACCTCGCGCGGCTGGTGGCAGCACGCCGACGAGATGGAAAAACATAACTTCCGCGTCTACACCCACAGCGACCCCAACGAGGACACCTTCGCGTGGCAACTGCTCGGGATGGCGCAGGAAAGCCGCGCCAACCTCGCCGTCGTGCCCCTCCAGGACGTGCTCAACCTGGGCAGCGAGGCCCGCATGAACCTCCCCGGCACCACCGGCCCCCAGAACTGGACCTGGCGGTATCTCGCGGCGGACCTGCGCCCGGACCTGGCGGAGAGGCTGCGGGGGGTGACGGCGGAGGCGGGGAGGGTGTAA
- a CDS encoding PilT/PilU family type 4a pilus ATPase: MTLDELLREMVARRASDMHLQVGSPPMCRIDGRLLPCGMQPLTPEQTAALARSLLPQEQWEEFEYSNELDLAYSVAGLGRFRCNVFRQRGAVGIVVRSVINTIPGFETLGLPADVLRGFAGASRGLVLITGPTGSGKSTTLAAMIDHINRTYAYNIITIEDPIEFLHRNAKSLVVQREVGTDTRDFRTALRFALRQDPDVIMLGEMRDKETVEAALTAAQTGHLILSTLHTQDAVRSIGRILDFFPPHERPQIRMQLAESLVGILSQRLLRRADGLGRVLGTEVMLNTPLVQDYIRDEQKTPLIKDALIEDNIRGMQTFDQHLVQLYRHHLITLEEAQNAATSPHELKLMVTRAGLAD; the protein is encoded by the coding sequence GTGACCCTCGACGAACTGCTGCGCGAGATGGTGGCCCGCCGCGCCTCGGACATGCACCTCCAGGTGGGCAGCCCCCCGATGTGCCGCATTGACGGTCGCCTGCTCCCCTGCGGAATGCAGCCGCTCACGCCCGAGCAGACGGCGGCGCTGGCGCGGTCGCTCCTGCCCCAGGAGCAGTGGGAGGAGTTCGAGTACAGCAACGAGCTGGACCTGGCGTACAGCGTGGCGGGCCTGGGGCGCTTCCGCTGCAACGTGTTCCGGCAGCGCGGCGCGGTCGGGATCGTGGTGAGGAGCGTCATCAACACCATTCCGGGCTTCGAGACGCTGGGCCTGCCCGCCGACGTGCTGCGCGGCTTCGCGGGGGCCTCGCGCGGCCTGGTGCTGATCACCGGCCCCACCGGCAGCGGCAAGAGCACCACGCTGGCGGCCATGATCGACCACATCAACCGCACCTACGCCTACAACATCATCACCATCGAGGACCCCATCGAGTTTCTGCACCGCAACGCCAAGAGTCTGGTGGTGCAGCGCGAGGTCGGCACGGACACCCGCGACTTCCGCACCGCGCTGCGCTTTGCCCTGCGCCAGGACCCCGACGTGATCATGCTCGGTGAGATGCGCGACAAGGAAACGGTGGAGGCGGCCCTCACCGCCGCCCAGACCGGTCACCTGATCCTCAGCACGCTGCACACCCAGGACGCCGTGCGGAGCATCGGCCGCATTCTCGACTTCTTTCCGCCCCACGAGCGCCCGCAGATTCGTATGCAACTGGCCGAGTCGCTGGTGGGCATCCTCAGCCAGCGCCTGCTGCGCCGCGCCGACGGCCTGGGCCGGGTGCTGGGCACCGAGGTGATGCTCAACACGCCGCTGGTGCAGGACTACATCCGCGACGAGCAGAAGACCCCGCTGATCAAGGACGCCCTGATCGAGGACAACATTCGCGGCATGCAGACCTTCGACCAGCACCTCGTCCAGCTCTACCGCCACCACCTGATCACGCTGGAAGAGGCCCAGAACGCCGCCACCAGCCCCCACGAGCTGAAGCTGATGGTCACGCGCGCGGGTCTGGCCGACTGA
- the panC gene encoding pantoate--beta-alanine ligase, with the protein MTAGKTPHILTTVAEIRAVLAGPERVGLVPTMGYLHEGHATLIRQARAECDVVVVSVFVNPRQFGQGEDLGRYPRDLERDLALAGAAGADLLFHPDVAAMYPDGYATNVSVGGVSAPLEGQSRPGHFDGVATVVLKLLNIVGPERAYFGEKDWQQLAVVRRMVRDLNVPVEVVGVPTIREASGLALSSRNSYLTPEQQARAVVLSRALRAVQAAAAGGERDTARLRQAGLDVLAREPEVQPDYLAVVGGDMQERERVENDPMTRVLVAARMFGVRLIDNMPLWPEPLETEGEGA; encoded by the coding sequence TTGACGGCAGGCAAGACGCCGCACATCCTCACGACGGTGGCCGAGATTCGCGCGGTGCTGGCAGGGCCGGAGCGCGTCGGCCTGGTGCCCACAATGGGCTACCTGCACGAGGGCCACGCCACGCTGATCCGGCAGGCCCGCGCCGAGTGCGACGTGGTCGTGGTGAGCGTATTCGTGAACCCGCGGCAGTTCGGGCAGGGCGAGGACCTCGGCCGCTACCCCCGCGACCTGGAACGCGACCTGGCGCTGGCGGGGGCGGCGGGGGCCGACCTGCTGTTTCACCCCGACGTGGCGGCGATGTACCCGGACGGCTACGCGACCAACGTGTCGGTGGGCGGCGTGTCGGCCCCGCTGGAGGGACAGTCGCGGCCCGGCCACTTCGACGGCGTGGCGACGGTGGTGCTCAAGCTGCTGAACATCGTGGGGCCGGAGCGGGCCTACTTCGGGGAAAAGGACTGGCAGCAGCTGGCGGTGGTGCGGCGGATGGTCCGCGACCTGAACGTGCCCGTGGAGGTCGTGGGCGTGCCCACCATCCGCGAGGCGTCGGGGCTGGCCCTCAGCAGCCGCAACAGCTACCTGACGCCCGAGCAGCAGGCGCGGGCGGTGGTCCTCTCGCGGGCGCTGCGGGCGGTGCAGGCGGCGGCGGCGGGCGGCGAACGCGATACGGCGCGGCTGCGGCAGGCGGGGCTGGACGTGCTGGCGCGCGAGCCGGAGGTGCAGCCCGATTACCTCGCGGTCGTGGGCGGTGACATGCAGGAAAGAGAACGTGTGGAGAATGATCCCATGACGCGCGTGCTGGTGGCCGCCCGGATGTTCGGCGTCCGGCTGATCGACAACATGCCCCTCTGGCCGGAACCCCTGGAGACGGAGGGCGAGGGGGCGTGA
- a CDS encoding septum site-determining protein MinC, protein MKLRGTLGGMNLLLEPGDTATSVSQALAPRAELLGANVTLEVQGDTDPAALEAALAAVRSAGGTPGRVRAPRVTVTGPAAGEEEGSARTVILPHGVRAGFRGEYRGSVVILGDVNPGAEVVAGGDVIVMGALRGVVHAGYGGNADAIVWARPIASAQIRIGDAVARAPEGSSLSTMKKLEGPGDAELARLQGGTIVIEAHR, encoded by the coding sequence ATGAAGCTTCGCGGCACGCTCGGCGGCATGAACCTCCTTCTCGAACCGGGCGACACGGCCACCAGCGTTTCGCAGGCCCTGGCCCCGCGCGCCGAACTGCTCGGCGCGAACGTGACGCTGGAGGTGCAGGGCGACACCGACCCCGCCGCGCTGGAGGCCGCGCTGGCGGCGGTGCGCTCGGCGGGGGGCACCCCCGGCCGTGTCCGCGCGCCGCGCGTGACGGTGACCGGTCCGGCGGCAGGTGAGGAGGAAGGCAGCGCCCGCACCGTGATTCTTCCCCACGGCGTGCGGGCGGGCTTCCGGGGCGAGTACCGCGGCAGCGTGGTGATTCTGGGCGACGTGAATCCCGGCGCAGAGGTGGTGGCGGGCGGCGACGTGATCGTGATGGGCGCGCTGCGCGGCGTGGTCCACGCGGGCTACGGGGGCAACGCCGACGCCATCGTGTGGGCGCGGCCCATCGCCAGCGCGCAGATCCGCATCGGGGACGCTGTGGCCCGCGCCCCCGAGGGCAGCAGCCTCAGCACCATGAAAAAGCTGGAGGGGCCGGGCGACGCCGAACTCGCCCGCTTGCAGGGCGGCACCATCGTGATCGAGGCGCACCGCTAG
- a CDS encoding aminoglycoside phosphotransferase family protein produces MLEVGESIGWNHGEAQVYAARWKGRPAVLKRHAKRHKYAREIYGYFTWPGFLPRLLFADAERLELVLERVEGECALALLQTEEMYRAAGAALRRLHDAAPLPLAFDDGRADLRRLVESFIPRAAGLLDEGQVSRVEGMTRELLAAPFPPTVLRHGDYTARNWLWDGARLTVIDTEHARPGPAVLDIAKLDNKVLWQRPELRRAFQQGYGREWSAGEQHFLHVIRHFDALTLAVWCHEHQDRAGFEQMRDALARLLSQAR; encoded by the coding sequence ATGCTGGAAGTGGGCGAGTCTATCGGCTGGAATCACGGTGAGGCGCAGGTGTACGCCGCCCGCTGGAAGGGCCGTCCTGCCGTGCTGAAGCGGCATGCCAAGCGGCACAAGTACGCCCGCGAAATCTACGGGTATTTCACCTGGCCTGGCTTCCTGCCCCGCCTCCTGTTCGCCGATGCCGAGCGGCTGGAACTTGTGCTGGAGCGGGTCGAGGGCGAATGTGCGCTGGCGTTGCTCCAGACGGAGGAGATGTACCGGGCGGCGGGGGCGGCGCTGAGGCGGCTGCACGACGCCGCGCCGCTGCCGCTCGCCTTCGACGACGGCCGGGCTGACCTGAGGCGGCTGGTCGAGAGCTTCATTCCCCGCGCGGCTGGGCTGCTCGACGAAGGGCAGGTGAGCCGGGTCGAGGGGATGACGAGAGAACTGCTGGCCGCCCCCTTCCCGCCCACGGTCCTGCGCCACGGGGACTACACGGCCCGCAACTGGCTCTGGGACGGAGCGCGGCTGACGGTCATCGACACGGAACATGCCCGCCCCGGCCCGGCAGTGCTGGACATCGCCAAGCTGGACAACAAGGTCCTGTGGCAACGTCCCGAACTGCGGCGGGCCTTTCAGCAGGGCTACGGGCGCGAGTGGAGCGCGGGGGAACAGCATTTCCTGCATGTGATCCGGCATTTCGATGCGCTGACCCTGGCCGTCTGGTGCCACGAACACCAGGACCGGGCGGGCTTCGAGCAGATGCGTGACGCTCTGGCGAGACTGTTGAGCCAGGCCCGCTAA
- a CDS encoding S1C family serine protease, with protein sequence MNRNLSLLALSGTLALGAFAGFELSERSSAQVTGTAPAVTAQAAPTTPAVNAFDSGRARTESEANTVQVVKDRQAGLVYISVTEQAGGSEQAQLRQQLQDQFGFGLPEGDQGGVQMGTGSGFFVNTRGDIITNNHVVEGASEITIRLHGSKQTYKAKVIGRAPDFDLALIRAEGLPQGAITPIPLGDSSRLDVGLKAIAMGAPFGLDFSVSEGIISSLERTVPVGTKEVNQNVIQTDAAINPGNSGGPLLNSAGQVIGVNTQILTGGSGQSAGLGFAIPVNTVKHLLPQLQAGGELRTPTLGIGFTDLSAVPQDERQKLNLPATGALVQQVYPGSPAAQAGLRGGTQTAAQAGSGQGQNAQIATGGDIITAVDGQPISEGDDLRRAVIGKRIGDTLRLTVQRNGQTRDVTVNLQAFNIPNSQQ encoded by the coding sequence ATGAACAGGAATCTTTCCCTGCTGGCCCTGTCCGGAACGCTCGCGCTGGGTGCCTTTGCGGGCTTTGAACTCTCCGAGCGGTCCAGCGCGCAGGTGACCGGCACCGCGCCTGCCGTGACCGCCCAGGCGGCCCCCACCACACCCGCCGTCAATGCCTTCGACTCGGGCCGCGCCCGCACCGAGTCCGAGGCGAACACCGTGCAGGTCGTCAAGGACCGTCAGGCTGGCCTGGTCTATATCAGCGTGACCGAGCAGGCGGGCGGCAGCGAACAGGCCCAGCTTCGCCAGCAGCTTCAGGACCAGTTCGGGTTCGGCTTACCGGAAGGGGACCAGGGCGGCGTGCAGATGGGCACCGGCAGCGGCTTTTTCGTGAACACGCGCGGCGACATCATCACGAACAACCACGTGGTGGAGGGAGCCAGCGAGATCACCATCCGCCTGCACGGCAGCAAACAGACCTACAAGGCGAAGGTGATCGGCCGCGCCCCCGACTTCGATCTGGCGCTTATCCGCGCCGAGGGGCTGCCGCAGGGGGCCATCACGCCGATTCCGCTGGGCGACTCCTCACGGCTCGACGTGGGCCTCAAGGCGATTGCGATGGGCGCACCCTTCGGGCTGGATTTCAGCGTTTCCGAGGGCATCATCAGCAGCCTGGAGCGCACCGTGCCGGTCGGGACCAAGGAAGTCAACCAGAACGTGATTCAGACCGACGCGGCCATCAATCCCGGCAACAGCGGCGGCCCGCTGCTGAACAGCGCCGGGCAGGTGATCGGCGTGAACACCCAGATTCTGACCGGCGGCAGCGGCCAGAGCGCGGGCTTGGGCTTCGCCATCCCGGTGAACACCGTCAAGCACCTGCTGCCGCAGCTTCAGGCCGGTGGTGAGCTTCGCACGCCCACCCTGGGCATCGGGTTCACCGACCTCAGCGCCGTGCCGCAGGACGAGCGCCAGAAGCTGAACCTCCCCGCCACGGGTGCCCTGGTGCAGCAGGTCTACCCCGGCAGCCCCGCCGCCCAGGCCGGACTCAGGGGCGGCACCCAGACCGCCGCGCAGGCCGGAAGCGGGCAGGGGCAGAACGCGCAGATCGCCACGGGTGGCGACATCATCACCGCCGTGGACGGCCAGCCCATCAGCGAGGGCGACGACCTGCGCCGCGCCGTCATCGGCAAGCGCATCGGGGACACCCTGCGCCTCACCGTGCAGCGGAACGGGCAGACCCGCGACGTGACGGTGAACCTCCAGGCGTTCAACATCCCGAACAGCCAGCAGTAA